A genomic stretch from Scatophagus argus isolate fScaArg1 chromosome 19, fScaArg1.pri, whole genome shotgun sequence includes:
- the clu gene encoding clusterin, producing MLMMMMMMKKKKGSLAVMALLLASVNCILLPSKEDLNQISVEGEKYLDKQIENAINGVKEMKSVMQKSSEDHKTLLDALEKTKEQKEEAIRTAQEMEAKLEEEEEVCNETMKALWEECKPCLKNTCIKYYSRTCSSGSGLVGRQLESMLNRTSPFSIWINGEKIDDLEQEGQRQSREFKDLNEKYTVMADGVDSIFLDSMKAADQVHYDRPAFFPRSWAPLFIRQSRSIRSLFHNPFPSFQSLFSPMTGMSRNFFSSMGSMMDVDSDTPPNEDGSVNEDVIITKPFGDGRMTCREIRRNSAGCLKFRDECQKCKEIQHIDCSGRKPLESQLKDELEEALAVAERFTQQYNSLLRRFEEQMFNTSSILDLLNRQFGWVSALANDTNSRDNIFRVQTVFCRNAEDNPAGEEKQPEKTDVSVQLFDSSAMNFTVPGNIPWTHPKFSEVVAQAALDRYKETSVMVK from the exons atgttaatgatgatgatgatgatgaagaagaagaaggggtcTCTGGCTGTGATGGCCCTCCTTCTGGCCTCAGTCAACTGCATCCTCCTTCCATCAAAAGAAGATCTTAACC aGATCTCCGTCGAGGGGGAGAAGTATCTGGATAAACAGATTGAAAATGCCATTAATGGAGTGAAGGAGATGAAGAGTGTGATGCAGAAATCTTCAGAGGACCACAAGACGCTTCTGGATGCCCTGGAGAAGACCAAGGAGCAGAAAGAG GAGGCGATTCGTACGGCTCAGGAGATGGAGGccaagctggaggaggaggaggaggtctgcaaTGAGACCATGAAGGCCCTGTGGGAGGAGTGTAAACCCTGTCTCAAGAACACCTGCATTAAATACTACTCCCGAACATGCAGCAGTGGATCTGGACTGGTGGGACGCCAG CTGGAGAGCATGCTGAACAGAACGTCTCCCTTCTCCATCTGGATCAACGGGGAGAAGATCGACGACCTGGAGCAGGAGGGACAGCGACAGAGCAGAGAATTCAAGGACctgaatgaaaaatacacaGTGATGGCCGACGGTGTGGACAGCATATTTTTGGACAGTATGAAG GCCGCCGATCAAGTGCACTACGATCGTCCAGCATTCTTCCCTCGCAGCTGGGCGCCATTGTTCATTCGTCAGAGCAGAAGCATTCGCTCTCTGTTCCACAACCCTTTCCCCAGCTTCCAGAGTCTGTTCTCCCCGATGACGGGCATGAGCAGGAACTTCTTCAGCTCCATGGGCTCCATGATGGACGTCGACTCAGACACGCCTCCTAACGAGG ACGGCAGCGTGAACGAGGACGTGATCATCACCAAACCTTTTGGCGACGGCAGGATGACCTGCAGAGAGATTCGCCGCAACTCGGCCGGCTGCCTGAAGTTCCGCGACGAGTGTCAGAAATGCAAAGAGATCCAGCATATTG ACTGCTCCGGGAGGAAACCTCTGGAGAGCCAACTGAAGGATGAGCTGGAGGAGGCGCTGGCCGTGGCCGAGCGTTTCACCCAGCAGTACAACAGCCTCCTGAGGAGGTTCGAGGAGCAGATGTTCAACACCTCCTCCATCCTGGACCTGCTCAACAGGCAGTTTGGCTGGGTGTCGGCTCTGGCGAATGACACCAACAGCAGAGACAACATCTTCCGGGTTCAGACG GTGTTCTGCAGGAACGCTGAGGACAATCCAGCCGGGGAGGAGAAGCAGCCCGAAAAGACCGACGTGTCTGTGCAGCTCTTCGACTCTTCAGCCATGAACTTCACGGTGCCGGGCAACATCCCCTGGACCCACCCCAAGTTCTCAGAGGTGGTGGCTCAGGCGGCTCTGGACCGCTACAAGGAGACCAGCGT catgGTCAAATAA